In the genome of Pseudomonas sp. HS6, one region contains:
- a CDS encoding ABC transporter substrate-binding protein gives MPRLHRALALIGLLLLGQSAAAEKLRLVFDVWPPFTDDTLVNGGLATDIVSTALARAGYASDYEQVPWARALLGVGEGRYDVLVNAWYNDDRTKLGQFSDEYLLNRVRFLKRKDTPIEYNNLQELHTYPIAVVRGYAYSAPFDADTALQKVPVHNFAMAVRMLAADRVKLTLEDEYVARYYLARESPKVRNAVEFLPKPLSENSLHILVSLKNPEHEQIVAGFDKAIASMKADGSYDKLLRQHGM, from the coding sequence ATGCCGCGATTGCATCGAGCGTTGGCTTTGATCGGATTGCTGTTGCTGGGTCAAAGCGCTGCAGCGGAGAAGTTGCGTCTGGTCTTCGACGTCTGGCCGCCGTTTACCGATGACACGCTGGTCAACGGTGGATTGGCCACGGACATTGTCAGCACGGCCCTGGCCCGGGCCGGCTATGCCAGCGATTACGAACAAGTGCCGTGGGCGCGGGCCCTGCTCGGGGTTGGCGAGGGGCGTTACGACGTGCTGGTCAACGCCTGGTACAACGACGATCGCACGAAGCTGGGGCAGTTTTCCGACGAGTATTTGCTCAACCGCGTGCGTTTCCTCAAGCGCAAAGACACGCCCATCGAATACAACAACCTGCAGGAACTGCACACCTATCCGATTGCGGTGGTTCGCGGCTACGCCTATTCGGCGCCGTTCGATGCCGACACGGCGTTGCAGAAGGTCCCTGTGCATAACTTCGCCATGGCGGTGCGTATGCTGGCGGCAGATCGGGTCAAGCTGACCCTTGAAGATGAATACGTCGCCCGCTATTACCTCGCCCGTGAATCACCAAAAGTGCGCAACGCCGTGGAGTTCCTGCCCAAGCCGCTGAGCGAGAACAGCCTGCACATTCTGGTCAGCCTGAAGAACCCGGAGCACGAACAGATCGTGGCCGGGTTCGACAAAGCGATTGCGTCGATGAAAGCCGATGGCAGCTATGACAAGCTGCTCAGGCAGCACGGCATGTAG
- a CDS encoding GNAT family N-acetyltransferase translates to MTIEWLCKHHSDLGLEQLYAILKLRGEVFVVEQRCAYLDPDGQDLDSDTCHLMGWDGDQLVAYLRLLDPESQGGDVVIGRVLTAPAGRGKGLGHEMMEQALKQAEKRWPEVPIYLSAQAHLQGYYGRYGFVVAGEEYLEDDIPHIGMRRS, encoded by the coding sequence ATGACAATCGAGTGGCTCTGCAAACATCACAGCGATCTGGGACTGGAGCAGCTGTACGCCATTTTGAAATTGCGCGGGGAGGTGTTCGTGGTCGAACAGCGCTGCGCGTACCTGGACCCGGACGGTCAGGATCTGGATAGCGATACCTGCCACCTGATGGGCTGGGACGGCGATCAACTGGTGGCGTACCTGCGCCTGCTGGACCCGGAATCCCAGGGCGGCGATGTGGTGATCGGCCGCGTACTGACGGCGCCTGCCGGGCGTGGCAAAGGGCTGGGGCATGAAATGATGGAGCAGGCGCTGAAACAGGCCGAGAAGCGCTGGCCTGAGGTGCCGATCTATCTCTCGGCCCAAGCGCATTTGCAGGGGTATTACGGGCGGTACGGGTTTGTCGTGGCGGGTGAGGAATATCTGGAGGATGACATTCCGCATATTGGTATGCGGCGGTCTTGA
- a CDS encoding helix-turn-helix domain-containing protein produces MDVSKTKSSFYRRLYVAYLIDSGLASSVPALTEVTGMPRRTAQDTIAALADLDIVCEFEQEEGARNHAGRYRIREWGAIDRGWIERNLRQIKAVLEYP; encoded by the coding sequence ATGGACGTGAGCAAGACCAAGAGCAGTTTCTACCGGCGCTTGTACGTGGCATACCTGATCGACAGTGGCCTGGCCAGCAGCGTGCCGGCGCTGACCGAAGTCACCGGTATGCCCCGGCGCACGGCGCAGGACACGATTGCGGCGCTGGCGGATCTGGATATTGTTTGCGAGTTCGAGCAGGAAGAGGGCGCGCGCAACCATGCGGGGCGCTACCGGATTCGCGAGTGGGGGGCGATTGATCGGGGGTGGATTGAACGGAATTTGCGGCAGATCAAGGCTGTTCTGGAATATCCCTAA
- a CDS encoding YgjP-like metallopeptidase domain-containing protein codes for MTALKYLQAYPANLQDQVRQLIAENRLGDYLSQRYPGRHDVQSDKALYGYALDLKQEYLRNAPAIDKVLFDNRLDLTHRALGLHTTVSRVQGGKLKAKKEIRIASLFKEAAPEFLKMIVVHELAHFKESDHNKAFYKLCDHMLPGYHQIEFDLRVYLTWRDMQ; via the coding sequence ATGACTGCGTTGAAATACCTCCAGGCCTATCCCGCGAATCTGCAGGATCAGGTGCGCCAATTGATCGCCGAAAATCGCCTCGGTGATTACCTGAGCCAACGCTATCCGGGCCGCCACGATGTGCAGAGCGACAAGGCGTTGTACGGTTACGCGCTCGACTTGAAGCAGGAATACCTGCGCAATGCCCCGGCCATCGACAAGGTTTTGTTCGATAACCGTCTAGACCTGACCCACCGCGCCCTCGGTCTGCACACCACGGTGTCGCGGGTACAGGGCGGCAAGCTCAAGGCCAAGAAAGAGATTCGCATCGCCTCGCTGTTCAAGGAGGCCGCGCCTGAGTTTCTGAAGATGATCGTCGTGCACGAACTGGCGCACTTCAAGGAATCGGATCACAACAAGGCGTTCTACAAATTGTGTGATCACATGCTGCCGGGCTATCACCAGATCGAGTTCGACCTGCGGGTGTATCTGACCTGGCGAGACATGCAATAA
- a CDS encoding bifunctional diguanylate cyclase/phosphodiesterase yields MECAQPTPGEGSSVLLIVDDYPENLISMRALLQRQDWQVMTAASGFEALSLLLEHEVDLVLLDVQMPGMDGYEVARLMRGSQRTRLTPIIFLTANEQSQDAVIKGYASGAVDYLFKPFDPQILKPKVQALLEHQRNRRALQRLSQDLESARAFNASVLDNAAEGILVLAEDGLIRFANPAISRLLNAPVKELEGQEFLDYLQKPHIPLWADSEFYASYKRGETLRLHDALLRTAPGQQVPVALSCAPLPSEQHAMVVTVLDMSVVRHLHQQLEFQAVTDPLTGLLNRRGFYQTVENLLLRGERTDSSWVLMYLDLDGFKRVNDSLGHDAGDRVLRWVSEQLKACLRPFDILARMGGDEFTALLDLEFPEQAAKIAEKLIERVSICQQIEGMDIALGASIGIATYPDCGSNLDGLMRASDIAMYEAKRAGRQQYRFYDHEMNGRARSRLMLEESVRNAIENRDFNLVYQPQVAIGDGRIRGFEALLRWQHPSVGDVPPGLFLPLLEEATLISRLGSWIYHRSAGQRKAWESEFSKDLVLGVSLSNTQFGLPNLVTELRQVLERHGLQPHQMEVEVTEEALTVNPDETRKQLRLLRNLGVRVALDDFGSGSCSLSHLRDLELDTLKLDRHLIARLPDSSRDASLVRSVIELCKEYGLLVIAEGVETVEQYQWLQAHGCEYVQGFLVARPLVAEDATRFAEPFDWSALAG; encoded by the coding sequence ATGGAATGCGCGCAACCCACGCCAGGTGAAGGCAGCTCAGTCCTTTTGATCGTTGATGACTACCCTGAAAATCTGATCAGCATGCGCGCGTTGCTGCAGCGCCAGGACTGGCAGGTGATGACCGCTGCATCCGGTTTCGAAGCCCTCAGTCTGTTGCTTGAACACGAAGTCGACCTGGTACTGCTGGATGTGCAGATGCCGGGAATGGACGGCTATGAAGTGGCACGCCTGATGCGCGGCAGCCAGCGAACGCGGCTGACGCCGATCATATTCCTCACCGCCAATGAACAATCCCAGGACGCCGTGATCAAGGGCTATGCCAGCGGTGCGGTGGATTACCTGTTCAAACCTTTCGACCCACAGATTCTCAAACCAAAAGTTCAGGCGTTGCTGGAGCACCAGCGCAATCGCCGGGCCTTGCAGCGCTTGAGTCAGGATCTGGAGTCGGCGCGGGCCTTCAATGCGTCGGTGCTGGATAACGCGGCTGAGGGGATCCTGGTACTGGCCGAGGATGGTTTGATCCGCTTCGCCAACCCGGCGATCTCGCGGTTGCTCAATGCGCCGGTGAAGGAGTTGGAGGGGCAGGAGTTTCTCGATTACTTGCAGAAACCGCACATTCCGCTGTGGGCCGATTCCGAGTTTTATGCCAGTTACAAACGAGGGGAGACGCTACGTTTACACGACGCGTTGCTGCGTACTGCGCCGGGTCAGCAGGTGCCGGTGGCACTCTCCTGCGCGCCGTTGCCGAGTGAACAGCACGCGATGGTGGTGACGGTGCTGGACATGTCGGTGGTCCGCCATCTGCATCAGCAGTTGGAGTTTCAAGCCGTCACCGATCCGTTGACCGGGCTGCTCAACCGCAGAGGTTTCTACCAGACTGTGGAAAACCTGCTGCTGCGCGGCGAGCGCACGGACAGCAGCTGGGTGCTGATGTACCTCGATCTCGACGGTTTCAAACGGGTCAACGATTCCCTCGGTCATGACGCCGGAGACCGGGTATTGCGTTGGGTTTCCGAGCAGTTGAAGGCCTGTCTGCGTCCGTTCGACATTCTGGCGCGGATGGGCGGCGACGAGTTCACCGCGCTGCTGGATCTGGAATTCCCCGAACAAGCGGCGAAGATCGCCGAAAAGCTCATCGAGCGAGTGTCGATCTGTCAGCAGATCGAAGGCATGGACATCGCCCTCGGCGCCAGTATCGGCATCGCCACATACCCGGATTGCGGCAGCAACCTCGACGGTTTGATGCGCGCCTCGGACATCGCCATGTACGAAGCCAAGCGCGCGGGGCGTCAGCAATATCGTTTCTACGATCACGAAATGAACGGTCGCGCGCGCTCACGACTGATGCTGGAAGAGAGCGTGCGCAACGCCATCGAGAACCGTGATTTCAATCTGGTGTATCAGCCGCAGGTGGCGATCGGTGACGGCAGGATTCGCGGTTTCGAGGCGTTGCTGCGCTGGCAGCATCCGAGCGTCGGCGACGTGCCGCCGGGGCTGTTCCTGCCGTTGCTGGAAGAGGCGACGCTGATCAGTCGGCTCGGCAGCTGGATCTATCATCGCAGCGCCGGGCAGCGTAAGGCGTGGGAGTCCGAGTTTTCCAAGGATCTGGTGCTTGGGGTGAGCCTGAGCAATACCCAGTTTGGTTTGCCGAATCTGGTGACCGAGCTGCGCCAGGTGCTGGAGCGCCATGGCTTGCAGCCGCATCAGATGGAAGTGGAAGTGACCGAGGAGGCGCTGACGGTCAATCCCGACGAGACGCGCAAACAATTGCGGTTGCTGCGCAATCTCGGGGTGCGGGTGGCGCTGGATGATTTCGGTTCCGGATCTTGCTCGCTGTCGCATTTGCGTGATCTGGAGCTGGATACGCTGAAGCTCGATCGGCACCTGATTGCCCGACTCCCGGACTCGTCCCGGGACGCCTCGCTGGTGCGCAGCGTCATCGAGCTGTGCAAGGAATACGGTTTGCTGGTGATTGCCGAAGGCGTGGAAACCGTCGAGCAATACCAATGGCTGCAAGCCCATGGTTGCGAGTACGTGCAAGGCTTCCTCGTGGCGCGGCCGTTGGTCGCCGAGGACGCCACGCGCTTCGCCGAGCCGTTCGACTGGAGCGCGTTGGCTGGTTGA
- a CDS encoding polysaccharide lyase family 7 protein, translated as MIDLATWNLSVPVGSPPYTVETSKLVNGFKDQYFHSDTGTLFFWSPVTGSKTENAIYPRTELRETYSNGTLRNWYYPDADNLLRATLSVNKVPSSGKIVIGQIHAYESQKPMLKLEYQYKDKTETGNLVIKLRTHPDQDESRVITLATGIKLNREFNYLIHLSPGGALGVSAAGYQWDSQISATWRNKPLYFKAGVYVQDNTGYTSEGGQVTFSKLDIDHDK; from the coding sequence ATGATCGACCTCGCAACCTGGAACCTCAGCGTTCCCGTTGGCAGCCCGCCCTACACCGTCGAAACCTCCAAACTGGTGAACGGCTTCAAGGATCAGTACTTCCATTCCGACACCGGCACCCTGTTCTTCTGGTCCCCGGTGACCGGCTCGAAAACCGAAAACGCCATCTACCCGCGCACCGAACTGCGCGAAACCTACAGCAACGGAACATTGCGCAACTGGTACTACCCGGACGCCGACAACCTGCTGCGCGCGACCCTTTCGGTCAACAAGGTGCCCAGCTCCGGCAAGATCGTCATCGGCCAGATCCATGCGTATGAAAGCCAGAAGCCGATGCTCAAGCTTGAATACCAATACAAAGACAAAACCGAGACCGGCAACCTGGTGATCAAACTGCGCACCCATCCGGATCAGGACGAAAGCCGCGTCATCACCCTCGCCACCGGGATCAAACTCAATCGCGAATTCAACTACCTCATTCACCTGAGCCCCGGCGGCGCGCTGGGCGTGAGTGCGGCCGGGTATCAGTGGGATTCGCAGATCAGCGCGACTTGGCGTAACAAACCGCTGTATTTCAAGGCGGGCGTGTATGTGCAGGACAACACCGGGTACACCAGCGAAGGTGGGCAGGTGACGTTCTCAAAACTGGACATTGACCACGACAAATAA
- a CDS encoding DUF6124 family protein, with the protein MFKPTPNPPETDPVSPYESPDSKKLNEAAERALDHYLCPGARIMATVNEPDPMYFANPAYNTESLLANASETLGSASEMLNNFAASLTPADRKTAIGIAQLVMLGELAVNQALDHVEIAK; encoded by the coding sequence ATGTTCAAACCGACTCCAAATCCGCCGGAAACAGATCCGGTCTCACCCTACGAATCTCCCGATTCGAAAAAACTCAACGAAGCCGCCGAACGCGCCCTCGACCACTACCTCTGCCCCGGCGCCCGCATCATGGCCACGGTCAACGAACCCGACCCCATGTACTTCGCCAACCCCGCCTACAACACCGAATCCCTGCTGGCCAACGCCAGCGAAACCCTCGGCTCCGCCAGCGAAATGCTCAACAACTTCGCCGCCTCCCTAACCCCCGCCGACCGCAAAACCGCGATAGGCATTGCGCAGTTGGTAATGCTTGGAGAACTGGCGGTGAATCAGGCGCTGGATCACGTCGAAATAGCTAAATAA